A stretch of the Macaca thibetana thibetana isolate TM-01 chromosome X, ASM2454274v1, whole genome shotgun sequence genome encodes the following:
- the GPR173 gene encoding probable G-protein coupled receptor 173 yields the protein MANTTGEPEEVSGALSPPSASAYVKLVLLGLIMCVSLAGNAILSLLVLKERALHKAPYYFLLDLCLADGIRSAVCFPFVLASVRHGSSWTFSALSCKIVAFMAVLFCFHAAFMLFCISVTRYMAIAHHRFYAKRMTLWTCAAVICMAWTLSVAMAFPPVFDVGTYKFIREEDQCIFEHRYFKANDTLGFMLMLAVLMAATHAVYGKLLLFEYRHRKMKPVQMVPAISQNWTFHGPGATGQAAANWIAGFGRGPMPPTLLGIRQNGHAASRRLLGMDEVKGEKQLGRMFYAITLLFLLLWSPYIVACYWRVFVKACAVPHRYLATAVWMSFAQAAVNPIVCFLLNKDLKKCLRTHAPCWGTGGAPAPREPYCVM from the coding sequence ATGGCCAACACCACCGGAGAGCCTGAGGAGGTGAGCGGCGCTCTGTCCCCGCCGTCTGCATCGGCTTATGTGAAGCTGGTACTGCTGGGACTGATTATGTGTGTGAGCCTGGCGGGCAACGCCATCTTGTCCCTGCTGGTGCTCAAGGAGCGTGCCCTGCACAAGGCTCCTTACTACTTCCTGCTGGACCTGTGCCTGGCCGATGGCATACGCTCTGCCGTCTGCTTCCCCTTTGTGCTGGCTTCTGTGCGCCACGGCTCTTCATGGACCTTCAGTGCACTCAGCTGCAAGATTGTGGCCTTTATGGCCGTGCTCTTTTGCTTCCATGCGGCCTTCATGCTGTTCTGCATCAGCGTCACCCGCTACATGGCCATCGCCCACCACCGCTTCTACGCCAAGCGCATGACACTCTGGACATGCGCAGCTGTCATCTGCATGGCCTGGACCCTGTCTGTGGCCATGGCCTTCCCACCTGTCTTTGACGTGGGCACCTACAAGTTTATTCGGGAGGAGGACCAGTGCATCTTTGAGCATCGCTACTTCAAGGCCAATGACACGCTGGGCTTCATGCTTATGTTGGCTGTGCTCATGGCAGCTACACATGCTGTCTATGGCAAGCTGCTCCTCTTCGAGTATCGTCACCGCAAGATGAAGCCAGTGCAGATGGTGCCAGCCATCAGCCAGAACTGGACATTCCATGGTCCTGGGGCCACCGGCCAGGCTGCTGCCAACTGGATCGCTGGCTTTGGCCGTGGGCCCATGCCGCCAACCCTGCTGGGTATCCGGCAAAATGGGCATGCAGCCAGCCGGCGGCTACTAGGCATGGACGAGGTCAAGGGTGAAAAGCAGCTGGGCCGCATGTTCTACGCGATCACACTGCTCTTTCTGCTCCTCTGGTCACCCTACATCGTGGCCTGCTACTGGCGAGTGTTTGTGAAAGCCTGTGCTGTGCCCCACCGCTACCTGGCTACTGCTGTTTGGATGAGCTTCGCCCAGGCTGCCGTCAACCCGATTGTCTGCTTCCTGCTCAACAAGGACCTCAAGAAGTGCCTGAGGACTCACGCCCCCTGCTGGGGCACAGGAGGTGCCCCGGCTCCCAGAGAACCCTACTGTGTCATGTGA